One genomic segment of Paenibacillus durus includes these proteins:
- the mutM gene encoding DNA-formamidopyrimidine glycosylase yields the protein MPELPEVETVKRTLNTLVQGKKIQKVTVRLPRIIRRPDDIRVFETMLEGHTIERVERRGKFLRFLLDGLVLVSHLRMEGRYGLYAAEEPLDKHTHVIFHFEDGTELRYTDVRQFGTMDLFLPGDDLSLPPLNKLGLEPLDPEFTPEAFKDLVAGKNTKIKPLLLNQAYVVGIGNIYVDESLHRAGIHPETAAKSLTAEQLNRLHQAIVATLTEAVNAGGSSVKSYVNGQGVSGSYQHKLLIYGRKDQACYSCGSVVEKSVVGGRGTHFCPSCQPLLLM from the coding sequence ATGCCGGAATTACCGGAAGTAGAGACCGTCAAGAGAACACTGAACACCTTGGTGCAAGGAAAAAAGATACAGAAAGTCACCGTCCGGCTGCCGCGTATTATCCGGCGTCCGGACGATATTCGAGTATTTGAAACTATGCTGGAAGGCCATACGATCGAGCGTGTGGAGCGCCGCGGCAAATTTTTGCGCTTTCTGCTGGACGGTCTGGTGCTTGTCTCCCATCTGCGGATGGAAGGCCGGTACGGATTGTATGCTGCGGAAGAGCCTTTAGATAAACATACACATGTGATTTTTCATTTTGAGGATGGGACTGAGCTGCGCTATACGGACGTAAGGCAGTTCGGCACCATGGATTTGTTCCTGCCTGGAGATGATCTCAGCCTTCCTCCGCTGAACAAGCTGGGACTGGAACCGCTGGACCCGGAATTTACACCCGAAGCGTTTAAGGATCTGGTAGCCGGGAAAAATACAAAAATCAAGCCTCTGCTGCTCAATCAGGCATATGTGGTCGGCATCGGCAATATTTATGTGGATGAGTCCCTGCATCGGGCCGGTATTCATCCGGAGACGGCTGCCAAATCACTGACTGCAGAGCAACTGAACCGGCTGCATCAGGCGATTGTCGCCACGCTGACGGAAGCGGTAAATGCCGGCGGCTCATCCGTCAAATCTTATGTGAACGGCCAGGGAGTGAGCGGAAGCTATCAGCACAAGCTGCTGATCTACGGCCGCAAAGATCAAGCCTGTTATTCCTGCGGGTCCGTGGTTGAGAAGAGCGTAGTCGGCGGACGCGGGACGCATTTTTGTCCAAGCTGCCAGCCGCTGCTTTTAATGTGA
- a CDS encoding MntP/YtaF family protein, giving the protein MISPIFSLLLLAFALSLDGFGVGITYGLRKLKIPLPSVLIISLCSGVVMCVSMQVGVLLSKVVSPHIASLIGAVIILIMGCWSLVQLVVQRDDERTEGETGGMPGNAENQSPDGLAVTDKTREEDPEKSAVFSLELRRLGIVVQILRTPSSADMDKSGSISPVEALVLGVALSLDAFGTGLGAALLGFNPLWTSLVIALFSGSILLLGLHTGLRFAGTSWMKHASVLPALLLIAIGILKLL; this is encoded by the coding sequence GTGATCAGCCCCATTTTTTCACTGCTGCTGTTGGCATTTGCTCTGAGTCTGGACGGTTTCGGTGTCGGCATTACATACGGATTGCGCAAATTGAAAATACCTCTGCCCTCCGTACTCATTATCTCGCTCTGTTCCGGAGTTGTGATGTGCGTCTCGATGCAGGTTGGCGTGCTGCTGTCCAAAGTCGTCTCGCCACATATCGCTTCCCTGATCGGGGCGGTGATTATCCTTATCATGGGCTGCTGGTCGCTGGTACAGCTGGTAGTGCAAAGGGATGATGAGAGAACGGAAGGGGAAACTGGCGGGATGCCGGGAAACGCGGAAAATCAAAGCCCGGATGGCCTGGCAGTAACGGATAAAACTCGGGAGGAAGATCCGGAGAAATCTGCGGTGTTTTCCCTGGAGCTGCGGCGGCTCGGGATTGTTGTTCAAATCCTTCGCACTCCGTCCTCGGCTGACATGGATAAATCGGGCAGCATTTCCCCGGTAGAGGCGCTTGTGCTGGGCGTCGCCCTATCGCTGGACGCTTTCGGAACAGGCCTTGGAGCTGCGCTCCTTGGATTTAATCCGCTTTGGACGTCGCTCGTTATCGCCCTGTTCAGCGGCAGTATATTGCTTCTGGGGCTCCATACAGGGCTGCGTTTTGCCGGAACCTCCTGGATGAAGCACGCTTCGGTGCTGCCAGCGCTGCTCTTGATTGCAATAGGAATATTGAAGCTGTTATGA
- the coaE gene encoding dephospho-CoA kinase (Dephospho-CoA kinase (CoaE) performs the final step in coenzyme A biosynthesis.): MIMGLTGGIASGKSTVSALLIKKGARLIDADAIAREIMLPGHEVLAAVTEYFGEGILLPDGTLNRTKLGDIVFHDPEALKALNGLTHPVIRRETRERMQAMERETPERLIIVDIPLLFESGLDDMFERILVVYAPREVQLERLKRRNGLTQDQAEARLNSQMDIELKRSKADYIIDNSGDLADTERQIAVLWDRLGLPC, from the coding sequence ATGATTATGGGCTTAACCGGGGGAATTGCCTCCGGAAAAAGCACCGTGTCCGCCCTTCTCATCAAGAAGGGGGCAAGGCTCATTGACGCCGATGCCATTGCCCGGGAGATCATGCTCCCCGGACACGAAGTGCTGGCCGCCGTTACCGAATATTTTGGCGAGGGGATACTTCTTCCTGACGGGACGTTGAACCGCACGAAATTAGGAGACATCGTCTTTCACGATCCTGAAGCCCTGAAGGCTCTGAATGGACTGACCCATCCGGTAATCCGAAGGGAAACTAGGGAGCGGATGCAGGCAATGGAACGGGAAACGCCTGAGCGATTGATCATCGTTGATATCCCGCTGCTCTTCGAGTCGGGGCTGGATGATATGTTTGAACGGATCTTGGTTGTTTATGCTCCGCGAGAGGTACAGCTTGAGCGTCTGAAGAGACGGAACGGGTTAACGCAGGATCAGGCTGAGGCCCGGCTGAACTCGCAAATGGATATTGAGCTCAAGCGCTCCAAAGCCGACTACATCATTGATAACAGCGGGGATCTTGCCGATACCGAGCGGCAGATCGCCGTTTTGTGGGACAGGCTGGGTCTTCCATGCTGA
- a CDS encoding lytic transglycosylase domain-containing protein, whose translation MLKWLLKKRVLLLLFLGFTAILFLSTNWMSWFYPIYFKEEIRKHSSTYQVDPYLVAAIIRVETNFKTGRESKKGALGLMQLMPDTAKWALEQAKLPDVSMSRLKNEPSANIELGAWYLHSLSGQFDGNRTAVIAAYNAGPGTVQRWLADGSWNGSQEDIKNIPFGETRHYVQRVIYYYNQYTEIYGGVF comes from the coding sequence ATGCTGAAATGGCTCCTGAAAAAAAGAGTGCTGCTGCTGTTATTTCTCGGCTTTACCGCCATATTGTTTCTCAGCACGAACTGGATGTCCTGGTTTTATCCGATTTATTTTAAGGAAGAAATTCGCAAGCACAGCTCCACGTATCAGGTCGACCCCTATCTTGTGGCGGCAATCATCCGGGTGGAGACCAATTTCAAGACCGGACGCGAGTCGAAAAAAGGAGCACTCGGACTTATGCAGCTGATGCCCGATACAGCTAAGTGGGCGCTTGAACAGGCCAAGCTCCCTGATGTATCGATGAGCCGTCTCAAGAACGAGCCTTCAGCCAACATTGAGCTGGGCGCCTGGTATTTACATTCCTTATCCGGGCAGTTCGACGGCAACCGTACAGCGGTCATTGCGGCCTATAATGCCGGACCCGGAACGGTTCAGCGCTGGCTCGCGGATGGTTCATGGAACGGAAGCCAAGAGGATATCAAAAATATTCCGTTTGGCGAGACCCGCCACTATGTACAGCGTGTCATTTATTACTACAATCAATATACGGAGATCTACGGGGGCGTGTTTTAG
- a CDS encoding alpha/beta-type small acid-soluble spore protein codes for MAQASNGQSSTNNLVVPRANAALEQLKYEVAQELGITLSPDGYQGNKTSYENGSIGGYITKRLVTLAEQQLAGQFQ; via the coding sequence ATGGCACAAGCAAGCAATGGTCAATCCAGCACCAATAACCTTGTCGTACCAAGAGCGAATGCGGCTTTGGAGCAACTGAAATATGAAGTTGCCCAAGAACTTGGTATCACTCTTTCTCCGGATGGATATCAAGGCAATAAAACTTCTTATGAGAACGGTTCGATCGGGGGTTACATTACGAAACGTCTGGTAACCCTGGCTGAACAACAACTGGCAGGTCAATTCCAATAA
- the nrdR gene encoding transcriptional regulator NrdR, which translates to MKCPYCDHTNTKVLDSRPANENKSIRRRRECERCSRRFTTFEMVEETPLIVIKKDGSREEFSRDKILRGLIRACEKRPVSVERLEMIVSEVEKSLRGIAVAEVESQQIGELVMEQLYPVDEVAYVRFASVYRQFKDINMFMKELKALLSKNPAETEGL; encoded by the coding sequence ATGAAATGCCCATACTGCGACCATACTAACACTAAAGTGCTTGACTCCCGTCCGGCCAATGAAAATAAATCGATCCGCCGCAGGCGGGAGTGCGAGAGGTGCAGCCGGCGCTTCACCACCTTCGAGATGGTGGAAGAAACCCCTCTGATCGTTATCAAGAAAGACGGAAGCCGTGAAGAGTTCAGCCGGGACAAAATACTTCGGGGCCTGATCCGCGCCTGCGAGAAACGACCCGTATCCGTCGAGCGGCTCGAGATGATCGTCTCCGAGGTTGAGAAATCGCTGCGCGGCATCGCGGTAGCCGAGGTCGAGAGCCAGCAGATCGGCGAACTCGTGATGGAACAGCTCTATCCGGTGGATGAAGTCGCTTACGTCCGCTTCGCGTCCGTGTACCGCCAGTTCAAGGACATCAATATGTTCATGAAGGAACTGAAGGCGCTCTTGTCCAAAAATCCGGCGGAGACGGAAGGACTGTAA
- a CDS encoding substrate-binding domain-containing protein codes for MKKTIGLLLTLTIVLLTLFLAGCGNSTSSPSKDSEEPKFVNGKLTKEFELKTPTFTGFNEFIIADLKGFFKEVNIKPVYTGVLAQGSNLAQSVIKGDNDLFGSGHPTNIAVARKAGAKIKIVLHSMVDSPENNKLHMTWLDG; via the coding sequence ATGAAAAAAACAATCGGCTTACTGCTTACACTTACCATCGTATTATTAACTCTCTTTCTTGCGGGCTGTGGGAATTCAACATCTTCCCCATCGAAAGACAGCGAAGAACCGAAATTTGTGAATGGAAAATTAACAAAGGAATTCGAGCTCAAAACACCGACTTTTACCGGATTCAACGAATTTATCATTGCTGACTTGAAAGGCTTTTTCAAAGAAGTGAATATCAAACCGGTATATACCGGAGTTCTGGCCCAAGGCTCAAATCTAGCCCAATCCGTTATTAAAGGAGATAATGATCTGTTTGGCTCCGGGCATCCGACCAATATCGCCGTCGCCCGTAAAGCAGGCGCAAAAATAAAAATTGTACTGCACAGTATGGTTGACAGCCCAGAAAATAATAAACTGCATATGACCTGGCTTGATGGTTGA
- a CDS encoding EFR1 family ferrodoxin (N-terminal region resembles flavodoxins. C-terminal ferrodoxin region binds two 4Fe-4S clusters.) produces MIFYFSGTGNSLYTAKSIALHNNEELVSISAAVNTGNEWFEYSLKDNERIGFVFPIYAWGPPKLVLEFIGKLKLNQYRDNYIFSVATCGGNIGNTMKIMDGRLKKKGMHLNGRFSIKMPNNYILMGDVDSEKVEKEKRLAAEETLKRINPTIEQRTSGEFGLDKGFFSWLLTGVVNPMFNKNAMNTAKFYVNDHCTGCGICEKVCNCNTIHLVNKKPQWGKRCAQCLACIHYCPSKAIQYGNGTEKKGRYTHPQISIHEISMK; encoded by the coding sequence ATGATTTTTTATTTTTCCGGAACAGGTAACTCCCTTTATACCGCTAAAAGTATTGCTCTGCACAATAATGAAGAATTAGTTTCCATATCCGCGGCTGTTAACACCGGAAATGAATGGTTTGAATACAGCCTGAAGGACAATGAAAGGATTGGCTTTGTATTCCCAATCTATGCATGGGGGCCTCCCAAATTGGTGCTTGAATTTATAGGAAAGCTTAAGCTGAATCAATACCGCGACAACTACATCTTTTCGGTTGCGACTTGTGGAGGAAACATCGGAAATACGATGAAAATAATGGACGGTCGCTTGAAGAAAAAAGGGATGCATTTAAACGGTCGATTTAGCATTAAAATGCCAAACAACTATATTTTAATGGGTGATGTGGATTCAGAAAAAGTGGAAAAAGAAAAGCGATTGGCGGCCGAAGAAACTTTGAAAAGAATCAATCCTACCATTGAACAAAGAACATCAGGAGAATTTGGATTAGACAAAGGCTTTTTTTCATGGCTGTTAACCGGGGTTGTTAATCCAATGTTTAATAAAAATGCGATGAATACCGCAAAATTTTATGTCAATGATCATTGTACCGGCTGTGGTATTTGTGAAAAGGTTTGTAATTGCAATACGATTCATCTCGTGAATAAAAAGCCGCAGTGGGGGAAACGTTGTGCCCAATGCTTGGCGTGTATCCACTATTGTCCATCCAAAGCCATTCAATACGGAAACGGCACCGAGAAAAAAGGGAGATATACCCACCCCCAAATTAGCATTCATGAAATTTCTATGAAGTAA
- a CDS encoding FMN-binding protein has translation MSSGKVTQIALLKNTEGRPSEFTNELYDKVIQSQSLQVDTISGATITSKAYLKAVEDALLKAQK, from the coding sequence GTGTCTTCAGGCAAAGTCACACAAATTGCATTGTTAAAGAATACAGAAGGCAGACCTTCTGAATTCACGAATGAGTTGTATGATAAAGTAATTCAGTCACAGTCTTTACAGGTGGACACGATTAGCGGTGCTACCATTACCTCTAAAGCGTATCTTAAAGCAGTAGAAGACGCATTGCTCAAAGCGCAAAAATAG
- the shc gene encoding squalene--hopene cyclase has translation MGSILSKIDEAIDHLTSTLIRQQHPDGAWHFCFENGTAIDAYVIILFRTLNIQSEALIRQLHDRILAGQQPEGCWKLYSDEEEGNLSASIEAYYALLYSGYSQLTDEPIQRAKHFIQSKGGLRKVTSTLTKAILAATGQIKWPASISSIPLEVMLLPPSVPINIFEFSGYARVHLAPMLIMADRHFSMKTAQTPELHDLHVNRINTGEQHSREHQEALDSIRSGLNRFIGSPRSIHDAAVKKAEQFILQRIESDGTLYSYASSTILMIFSLLALGYDKHHPLITDATQGIKAMHWSFDGKTTIQNSPSTVWDTALVAYAMQESGVPDDHIAIRRAAVYLLSRQHHKTADWTIHNPDIPPGGWGFSETNTINPDVDDTTAALRAIKSLSRTDPSCRESWNRGLNWVLSMQNEDGGWPAFEKNTNKEILTWLAIDGAKSAAIDPSEADLTGRTLEYLGNFAGLDNRYKFIQRGTQWLIKHQEKDGSWYGRWGICYIYGTWAALTGLRATGISSNHEALQKGAKWLLSIQNADGGWGESCSSDRLLRYVPLGDSTPSQTAWALDALIAVHPQPTAEINKGIYRLIASLQEDKWMTTYPTGAGLPGSYYSHYHSYRYIWPLLTLSHYRKKYEPGRLEIQLRYTP, from the coding sequence ATGGGCAGCATTTTAAGCAAAATAGATGAGGCAATCGATCACCTGACATCAACCCTTATCCGGCAGCAGCATCCAGACGGGGCTTGGCATTTTTGTTTTGAGAATGGGACGGCCATAGATGCATACGTAATCATTCTCTTTCGAACGTTGAACATTCAGAGCGAAGCCCTTATTCGGCAACTGCATGATCGCATTCTCGCCGGGCAGCAGCCCGAAGGCTGTTGGAAATTGTATTCCGATGAAGAAGAAGGAAACTTATCCGCTTCGATTGAAGCCTACTACGCCCTGCTCTATTCCGGATACAGCCAACTAACGGACGAACCTATTCAGCGAGCCAAACATTTTATTCAATCCAAGGGTGGTCTTAGAAAAGTTACCAGCACCTTAACAAAGGCAATCCTCGCCGCTACCGGACAAATTAAATGGCCTGCCTCCATCTCGTCCATTCCGCTTGAGGTAATGCTCCTCCCTCCATCTGTTCCAATCAACATTTTTGAGTTTTCAGGTTATGCACGAGTCCATCTTGCCCCCATGCTGATCATGGCCGATCGCCATTTCTCTATGAAGACCGCTCAAACTCCTGAACTGCACGATCTTCATGTGAATCGGATCAACACCGGCGAACAGCATTCCCGGGAACACCAAGAGGCTCTGGACAGCATACGATCCGGACTGAACAGATTTATCGGCTCTCCCCGCTCTATCCATGACGCTGCCGTTAAAAAGGCTGAACAGTTCATTTTGCAGCGGATTGAATCGGATGGAACCTTATACAGCTATGCCAGCAGCACCATTCTGATGATCTTCTCCCTGCTTGCCCTCGGGTATGATAAGCATCATCCTCTCATCACTGATGCGACTCAAGGCATTAAAGCTATGCACTGGAGCTTTGACGGCAAAACTACAATTCAAAATTCGCCTTCTACCGTATGGGATACAGCTCTGGTAGCTTACGCCATGCAGGAATCCGGGGTCCCTGATGATCATATAGCGATCCGGCGGGCTGCTGTGTATCTGCTCTCCAGACAGCATCACAAAACAGCAGATTGGACAATTCATAATCCCGATATCCCTCCCGGGGGATGGGGATTTTCAGAAACGAATACCATCAATCCGGATGTGGATGATACAACTGCAGCTTTACGAGCAATCAAAAGCTTATCCCGTACTGATCCATCCTGCCGGGAATCATGGAACCGCGGTCTTAATTGGGTCCTGTCCATGCAAAATGAAGACGGAGGCTGGCCGGCATTCGAGAAAAACACCAACAAAGAAATACTCACTTGGCTCGCCATAGATGGCGCTAAATCTGCTGCTATAGATCCCTCGGAGGCGGACCTGACAGGGCGAACCTTGGAGTATCTTGGGAATTTTGCCGGGCTAGACAACCGGTACAAATTTATCCAACGCGGCACCCAATGGCTGATTAAGCATCAGGAGAAGGACGGCTCGTGGTATGGAAGATGGGGAATCTGTTACATCTATGGCACGTGGGCTGCGTTAACAGGCTTAAGGGCTACTGGCATTTCCTCCAACCATGAAGCTTTACAAAAAGGAGCCAAATGGCTATTAAGTATTCAAAACGCTGACGGAGGATGGGGAGAATCCTGTAGTAGCGACCGGCTGCTGCGCTATGTGCCTTTGGGAGACAGCACACCTTCTCAAACCGCATGGGCCTTAGACGCACTCATCGCTGTCCACCCACAGCCAACAGCCGAAATAAATAAAGGAATCTATAGACTTATCGCTTCATTACAAGAAGACAAGTGGATGACCACTTATCCAACAGGAGCCGGACTCCCCGGCAGCTATTATTCTCACTATCACAGCTACCGGTACATCTGGCCGCTCCTTACGCTAAGTCACTATAGAAAGAAGTACGAACCCGGGAGATTGGAAATTCAACTCCGTTACACGCCTTGA
- a CDS encoding MarR family winged helix-turn-helix transcriptional regulator — protein sequence MSIKDREEAVHNVMNQMAAVQQNSQAFIERIIKPGSLTQNQIMLLMQLRLSGSLTITDVAEWFAVTPGAASSMCDKLEDLGLLQRMRTREDRRVVTIVLTEQGGQRILDLFNDFEASELMKISETLEKINHLMAEIAH from the coding sequence ATGAGCATCAAAGACAGGGAAGAAGCCGTTCACAATGTTATGAATCAAATGGCTGCTGTTCAACAAAATTCGCAAGCTTTCATTGAACGGATTATTAAGCCAGGTTCGCTGACCCAAAACCAGATTATGCTGCTTATGCAGCTTCGTCTTTCGGGAAGCCTAACGATTACCGATGTAGCCGAATGGTTTGCCGTTACGCCCGGAGCTGCTTCTTCGATGTGTGACAAGCTGGAAGATCTCGGTCTTCTGCAAAGAATGCGGACGAGGGAGGATCGCCGGGTCGTTACGATCGTGCTTACGGAACAAGGCGGGCAACGGATCCTTGATCTGTTCAACGATTTCGAGGCTTCGGAACTTATGAAAATCTCCGAGACACTGGAAAAAATAAATCACCTGATGGCAGAAATCGCGCATTAA
- a CDS encoding TetR/AcrR family transcriptional regulator encodes MKQEERREQTIGQLLNATKELLRDRGCHGITMKDIMEKSELSKGAIFHYVKSKDEIFAWVLQERLEEINKYFMNEVIQAPTTFDGPMQVISRNLEALEDANDVTNKVLMYLLGKEDEPAVAEVLKNYYERSVYLSKEWIVSGQRHGVILESVDPDKTAEMFVLLSLGLRVRSSFPIKNTSATAQDLSAYMVSILKDQ; translated from the coding sequence TTGAAACAAGAGGAACGCCGAGAACAAACAATAGGGCAGCTGCTTAATGCAACTAAGGAGCTATTGCGGGATAGAGGCTGCCACGGTATCACAATGAAAGACATCATGGAAAAATCAGAGTTATCTAAGGGGGCTATCTTCCATTATGTGAAAAGTAAAGACGAAATTTTTGCCTGGGTGCTGCAAGAACGGCTTGAAGAAATCAACAAATATTTCATGAACGAAGTGATACAAGCCCCGACAACCTTTGATGGACCGATGCAAGTAATCTCGCGTAATCTTGAGGCATTGGAAGATGCAAATGATGTGACGAACAAGGTTCTGATGTACTTGCTAGGTAAGGAAGATGAACCTGCTGTCGCGGAAGTGCTGAAGAATTATTATGAGCGGTCTGTATATTTATCTAAGGAATGGATTGTGAGCGGCCAGCGGCACGGGGTTATTCTGGAATCGGTTGATCCGGACAAGACGGCGGAAATGTTCGTCCTGCTATCTCTGGGTCTGCGCGTCCGTTCTTCTTTTCCCATTAAGAACACTTCTGCAACTGCTCAGGATCTATCAGCATACATGGTCAGCATTTTGAAAGACCAATAA
- a CDS encoding DoxX family protein encodes MAPFIALVASFLLFRLIGLLGLSFFDNWHTSLQGAVAIMFLLTASAHWGKRRSDLIRMVPTVFPRREWIVTATGLLEIAGAIGIMLPRTSLAASIGLTLLLIAMFPANVYAARNKLTIGGKPVPKLLVRTLLQILFIAAVLLASPISSSLQ; translated from the coding sequence ATGGCACCATTTATTGCGCTTGTTGCCTCTTTTTTATTGTTCCGGTTGATTGGGTTGTTAGGACTGTCTTTTTTCGATAATTGGCACACATCACTGCAAGGGGCGGTGGCTATCATGTTTCTGCTCACTGCTTCAGCTCACTGGGGGAAAAGGCGGTCTGACCTGATTCGGATGGTTCCTACTGTTTTCCCAAGGAGGGAATGGATCGTGACGGCAACGGGACTCCTGGAAATAGCCGGGGCTATCGGAATTATGCTCCCCCGTACTTCCCTAGCTGCTTCGATTGGCTTGACGCTTCTACTGATAGCGATGTTCCCTGCAAATGTATATGCGGCTCGAAACAAATTGACGATTGGCGGCAAGCCTGTACCCAAGCTGCTTGTCCGGACTTTACTGCAGATCCTGTTTATCGCAGCAGTCCTGTTGGCCTCCCCGATCTCATCAAGCCTTCAATAG
- a CDS encoding medium chain dehydrogenase/reductase family protein has translation METNKRIVVSRFGGPEVLELIEEPMPKPKKNEVLIRSLVTGVAFGDIILRKGEAPFQKPPLTPGTEIVGIVTEVGPNVTTVKVGQLVAALPFFGGYTEHICLHQKELIPIPDGIDPKEAASLVLNYLMAYQLLHRYAHVQKGEKVLIHGASGGIGTALLQLGRIADVEMFGTASQAKHAYVLSLGATPIDYKNTDFVREIKKYHPDGMDVVFDCMGGINFKKSYQILRKEGRVIGYGSGHLLHTIMTIMSRKFIPDGRRASLYFLILSKKTKPHWFKEDLNTLFELLRNRTFQPIINQIFPLCSSRT, from the coding sequence ATGGAAACAAACAAACGGATTGTGGTTAGCCGATTTGGAGGACCTGAAGTATTGGAACTGATCGAAGAACCGATGCCCAAGCCGAAAAAAAATGAAGTCCTTATCAGGAGCTTAGTGACGGGAGTCGCGTTCGGAGATATTATCCTTCGGAAAGGAGAAGCCCCGTTTCAAAAGCCTCCGCTTACACCCGGCACTGAAATTGTTGGCATCGTAACAGAAGTAGGGCCGAATGTCACCACGGTAAAAGTCGGACAACTTGTTGCTGCACTCCCCTTCTTTGGAGGATATACCGAACATATTTGTCTGCATCAGAAGGAGCTTATCCCGATCCCCGATGGGATTGATCCGAAAGAAGCGGCATCTCTTGTGCTCAACTATTTGATGGCGTATCAGCTGCTTCACCGGTATGCCCATGTACAGAAAGGAGAGAAAGTTCTCATCCATGGCGCCTCAGGAGGGATTGGTACTGCGCTTCTCCAATTAGGCAGGATAGCTGATGTTGAAATGTTCGGTACTGCCTCGCAAGCCAAGCATGCTTATGTATTAAGTTTAGGCGCCACACCTATCGACTACAAAAATACAGATTTTGTTCGCGAGATAAAAAAATATCACCCTGACGGAATGGATGTTGTTTTTGACTGTATGGGCGGTATAAACTTCAAAAAATCATATCAAATTTTGCGAAAGGAAGGCCGTGTAATCGGTTATGGCTCTGGGCATCTTTTGCATACTATAATGACAATCATGTCTCGGAAATTTATACCCGATGGCAGGAGAGCCTCGCTCTATTTTCTAATTTTATCTAAAAAAACAAAACCTCATTGGTTTAAAGAAGATCTGAATACGTTATTTGAACTGCTTCGTAATCGAACTTTTCAACCAATTATAAACCAAATCTTCCCCCTATGCTCAAGCCGCACATGA
- a CDS encoding TetR/AcrR family transcriptional regulator — MNGFEKRRQQKRDSILNAALELFKQYGYHKVSIAEIAKAASVAESSIYNFFSNKENLKLELMRKLMYEDCTRTMNISSSHDPVQLKLEKLLMSKITLFKNFSVHFPLESSGMGIITEELSEDENYHNAILNLIEDGKREGVFIESITTNAMAAYFDIIRYYFIHNPDSTAIFDNNPEFAREMYSLFLNALLKR, encoded by the coding sequence ATGAACGGTTTTGAAAAAAGACGTCAACAAAAAAGAGATTCTATATTAAACGCCGCGCTAGAATTGTTTAAACAATACGGATATCACAAGGTCAGCATCGCTGAGATAGCGAAAGCGGCTTCCGTTGCGGAGTCCTCGATCTATAACTTTTTCAGCAATAAAGAAAATCTGAAGCTGGAATTGATGAGGAAGCTGATGTATGAAGATTGTACGAGGACGATGAATATTTCTTCGAGTCACGATCCTGTCCAACTTAAGCTTGAAAAATTGCTGATGTCCAAAATTACTTTATTCAAAAACTTTTCCGTGCATTTTCCACTGGAATCATCTGGAATGGGGATTATTACCGAAGAACTTTCAGAGGATGAAAATTATCATAATGCAATTCTTAACCTTATTGAGGATGGAAAAAGAGAGGGCGTGTTCATCGAGTCGATTACAACAAATGCAATGGCCGCTTACTTCGACATTATCCGGTATTATTTTATTCACAATCCTGATTCCACCGCAATATTTGACAACAATCCGGAGTTTGCCAGGGAGATGTATTCTTTATTCTTGAATGCATTGTTGAAGAGATAG
- a CDS encoding small acid-soluble spore protein H — protein sequence MNTQRAQEIAASPIMEHVTYEGTPIYIQHVDENTGMARIYPLDRPENEQTVPVRSLIE from the coding sequence ATGAATACACAAAGAGCTCAAGAGATCGCAGCTTCGCCGATCATGGAACATGTAACCTACGAAGGAACTCCTATCTATATCCAGCATGTGGATGAAAACACCGGTATGGCCAGAATCTATCCATTGGATCGGCCGGAGAACGAGCAAACGGTCCCCGTTAGGAGCCTGATCGAATAA